The following proteins come from a genomic window of Micromonospora zamorensis:
- a CDS encoding DUF3626 domain-containing protein yields MTPDMTATSERRGPRAAALTPAQTAAVAYVRSSAVVERPAALATIARQLTTADLGHRPEHLLGAIGSGRLTVNFHPDRLCADGRTVADALAEDGVYRSQFVTGISNGGLTAYPGGDRDRWEHRMFGGAYQRPGVTPAQRPTYGGLNLLGHADGACPRFGSCHLRLRPAVLSRATFCLGDSHLSPEVVGTADAFEAVLAGLLAGVAATGECLGRAGTGVAVLARTLLDQPTSPGAVGRALDDYVEAQVHGTLDLAYDVEELVVDPSFAGTPTGATLESIAGRFGFPLRWHPGFVLAVDQVDAEFRGPAIPVLAARVHREFARSGDPVDAALIGRAAASVVVEPHRWADRGPIADTLQHLKQLWHVLVRFGTPYGT; encoded by the coding sequence ATGACCCCGGACATGACGGCGACGTCTGAGCGGCGCGGCCCGCGCGCCGCCGCTCTCACCCCGGCGCAGACGGCTGCCGTCGCGTACGTGCGGTCGTCGGCCGTGGTCGAACGTCCTGCCGCGCTGGCCACCATCGCCCGGCAACTCACCACCGCCGACCTCGGCCACCGCCCGGAGCATCTGCTCGGGGCCATCGGGTCCGGGCGGCTGACCGTCAACTTCCACCCCGACCGGTTGTGTGCCGACGGTCGGACCGTCGCCGACGCGCTGGCCGAGGACGGGGTCTACCGCAGCCAGTTCGTCACCGGGATCTCCAACGGTGGGCTCACCGCGTATCCCGGTGGTGACCGGGACCGCTGGGAGCACCGGATGTTCGGCGGCGCGTACCAGCGGCCCGGCGTGACGCCGGCGCAGCGGCCCACGTACGGCGGCCTGAACCTGCTCGGCCACGCGGACGGCGCCTGCCCCCGCTTCGGTTCCTGCCACCTGCGGCTGCGCCCGGCGGTGCTGAGCCGGGCGACCTTCTGCCTCGGCGACAGCCATCTCAGCCCGGAGGTGGTGGGCACGGCCGACGCGTTCGAGGCGGTGCTCGCCGGGCTCCTGGCCGGCGTCGCCGCCACAGGCGAATGCCTGGGCCGCGCCGGGACGGGCGTCGCCGTGCTGGCGCGGACGTTGCTGGACCAGCCGACCAGCCCGGGCGCGGTAGGTCGCGCGCTGGACGACTACGTGGAGGCCCAGGTCCACGGCACGCTCGACCTCGCGTACGACGTCGAGGAGTTGGTGGTCGACCCGTCCTTCGCCGGCACCCCGACCGGCGCGACCCTGGAATCGATCGCGGGGCGGTTCGGTTTCCCGTTGCGATGGCACCCCGGTTTCGTGCTGGCCGTCGACCAGGTCGACGCGGAGTTCCGGGGCCCGGCGATCCCCGTGCTGGCAGCCCGGGTGCACCGGGAGTTCGCCCGGTCGGGCGACCCGGTGGACGCTGCGCTGATCGGTCGGGCAGCTGCCTCGGTGGTCGTCGAACCGCACCGCTGGGCGGATCGTGGCCCGATCGCGGACACCCTTCAGCACCTCAAGCAGCTCTGGCACGTGCTGGTCCGCTTCGGCACGCCGTACGGCACCTGA